The Populus trichocarpa isolate Nisqually-1 chromosome 2, P.trichocarpa_v4.1, whole genome shotgun sequence genome has a window encoding:
- the LOC18096160 gene encoding outer envelope membrane protein 7 yields the protein MGMKPAKQAIFVFGALAFGWLAIEMAFKPFLDKARSAEDKSDPARDPGDDDDSADHAQKDLPTESDAFVSDENPATV from the coding sequence atggggaTGAAGCCAGCGAAACAGGCGATTTTTGTATTTGGGGCTCTTGCATTTGGGTGGCTAGCTATTGAAATGGCTTTCAAACCTTTCCTCGACAAAGCTCGTTCCGCCGAGGACAAGTCTGATCCTGCTCGCGATCCCGGTGATGACGATGACTCTGCTGATCACGCGCAGAAGGACTTGCCTACAGAATCTGATGCTTTTGTCTCTGATGAGAACCCAGCAACtgtttga
- the LOC7480704 gene encoding small nuclear ribonucleoprotein SmD1a: MKLVRFLMKLNNETVSIELKNGTVVHGTITGVDISMNTHLKTVKLTVKGKNPVTLDHLSVRGNNIRYYILPDSLNLETLLVEETPRVKPKKPTAGRALGGRGRGRGRGRGRGRGR; encoded by the exons ATGAAGCTCGTCAG GTTTTTGATGAAGCTGAACAATGAGACCGTCTCAATTGAACTCAAGAACGGAACTGTTGTTCATGGAACCATCACAG GTGTTGATATCAGTATGAATACTCATCTGAAAACAGTGAAACTAACAGTGAAAGGGAAAAACCCAGTAACTTTGGATCATCTCAGCGTGAGGGGCAACAACATTCGTTATTACATCCTTCCTGACAGCTTGAATCTTGAGACTTTGCTGGTTGAGGAGACACCTAGGGTCAAACCTAAGAAGCCAACAGCTG GGAGGGCTTTGGGTGGTCGAGGCAGGGGCCGTGGACGTGGTCGTGGGCGCGGACGTGGCCGCTAA
- the LOC7480705 gene encoding probable aspartic proteinase GIP2 translates to MASSIHHFLCSALLLLLLSPSIAQQSFRPKALVVPVTKDSATLQYVTQIKQRTPQVPINLVVDLGGQFLWVDCDKNYVSSTYRPARCGSALCSLARAGGCGDCFSGPRPGCNNNTCGVIPDNTVTRTATGGELATDVVSVNSTNGSNPGREASVPRFLFSCAPTFLLQGLASGVVGMAGLGRTRIAFPSQFASAFSFNRKFAICLTSPAPAKGVIIFGDGPYNFLPNIQLTSQSLSFTPLFINPVSTASAFSQGEPSAEYFIGVKSIRISDKTVPLNATLLSIDSQGKGGTKISTVNPYTVLESSIFNAVTRAFINESAARNITRVASVAPFDVCFSSDNIFSTRLGAAVPTISLVLQNENVIWRIFGANSMVQVSDNVLCLGFVNGGSNPTTSIVIGGYQLEDNLFQFDLAASRLGFSSLLFGRQTTCANFNFTSIA, encoded by the coding sequence ATGGCTTCTTCAATTCATCACTTTCTCTGCTCTGCTCTGCTACTTTTACTCCTCTCCCCATCTATTGCTCAACAATCTTTCCGCCCCAAGGCCCTAGTCGTTCCAGTCACAAAAGATAGTGCCACTCTCCAATATGTCACCCAAATCAAACAAAGGACCCCTCAAGTGCCCATCAACCTTGTTGTTGATCTTGGTGGCCAGTTCTTGTGGGTTGACTGTGACAAAAATTATGTGTCATCTACATACCGTCCAGCACGTTGTGGCTCAGCACTCTGCTCATTGGCTAGAGCTGGTGGCTGCGGTGATTGTTTCTCAGGGCCTAGGCCAGGTTGCAACAATAACACATGCGGTGTCATTCCTGACAACACAGTGACTCGCACCGCCACAGGTGGTGAACTAGCAACAGATGTTGTGTCTGTCAATTCGACCAACGGGTCAAACCCTGGCAGGGAAGCGTCCGTGCCACGTTTCCTATTCTCTTGTGCCCCCACATTTTTGCTTCAGGGTCTTGCTAGTGGTGTTGTTGGTATGGCTGGACTTGGCAGAACTAGAATCGCATTTCCTTCACAATTTGCTTCTGCCTTCAGCTTCAACAGAAAATTTGCAATTTGTTTAACATCTCCAGCACCCGCAAAAGGTGTCATAATCTTCGGTGATGGTCCTTACAACTTCCTTCCTAACATTCAATTGACATCCCAGTCACTCTCCTTCACACCACTCTTCATCAACCCAGTAAGCACAGCTTCAGCTTTTAGCCAAGGCGAGCCTTCAGCTGAATATTTCATTGGTGTTAAATCTATCAGGATTAGTGACAAAACTGTCCCATTGAATGCAACATTGCTGTCTATTGATAGCCAAGGCAAAGGTGGCACAAAAATTAGCACAGTGAACCCGTACACTGTCCTGGAGTCTTCTATTTTCAATGCTGTGACCAGGGCTTTTATCAATGAGTCTGCAGCTAGGAACATCACAAGGGTGGCTTCTGTTGCACCTTTTGATGTGTGCTTTAGCAGCGACAACATTTTTAGCACACGTCTGGGGGCTGCTGTGCCAACTATTTCTCTTGTTTTGCAGAATGAGAACGTGATCTGGAGAATATTTGGTGCAAACTCAATGGTGCAAGTCAGCGACAATGTGTTGTGTCTCGGATTTGTTAATGGTGGTTCAAATCCCACGACTTCAATTGTTATTGGAGGGTATCAGCTCGAGGACAATCTCTTTCAGTTTGATTTGGCTGCATCAAGACTCGGGTTTAGCTCTCTGCTCTTTGGCAGGCAAACTACATGTGCCAACTTCAATTTCACCTCCATTGCCTAG